The Helianthus annuus cultivar XRQ/B chromosome 11, HanXRQr2.0-SUNRISE, whole genome shotgun sequence region ATCATCAGTTGCTTCTAACAGTTTTTATTTACACCAGATTTTGTATCATATGTGCGACACATAAACAGATCAAATATTAAATCAAGATGGTTTCTCAAAGCATAaacaactatatatatatatatatatatatatatatatatatatatatatatatatatatatacacacgcaTGAATTAAACTAACCGAGTGATGTAATTGAAATCAAGCACAGGGATAAGCTCTAAAGATTGCGAATACGGGAGGGGTCTTCTGCTGTTTGCAAGATCGAGAGAGGGGGTAGGGTTTCCAGTCGCTGAATACCGAAAACTAAGGGGTGTGCTAGGGTTTGTTCACGTATTCATAAAAAAATATGCATGAACCCATTATATAAATGAAATCGGAGGGTTAAGTGGGCTGCCGAATTCCCACTTTATCTTTACTAATTGATTGGTCTTCTTGGTGGGCCGAGATACATAGAGGGCTAAGGTGTGCGCGTGAGTGTGGTCCGATCCACTCTCGGCCCAGTGTTTATGCGGTGGCCCAAATTCATGCGCGGCATCTTAAGtaatatcaaacacataatcGAATCCAACCAGACGCTTAGTTGAAACCACAACGATTCGCAAATGACGAGTTTAACATAAAAGAAGTTAAATACGACGTTTAATGCAACCAGAGCGTGGAAAGGAGAGAATTACTAGAAATTAAGATTACAAGATCAAACGTTACTAACcgtgaaagttcgggttgtcacatacactctctctctcatctttctCATTTTATAACAAAACCCTAACCCCATTGTTCTTATCTGCAAACCACATCCACCACACCCTCTGCCACTCTCTCTCGACTCTCGATTGAGCCCCGGCGACTTGAGCAGAATCCTGCCGGCAGGCTGCCGGCCGGCGGCCATTCTTGTGCCGACGGGAACCCACAACCACCTCTCCATACACACCCACACCCCTCCTTCTCCGATTACCACACACCCACACCCAAATCAGACCGGTAGCGGCGACACGGTAAAGAAATCAtaggaggagagagagagagacgaaaGAGAGAGAACCGGCGGAGCCTGTGTCGTCTCTGATGACCGTGGAGTTACAGGTGATTTATTAGAATTATTAAAAtagttttttaaaaatattaaaatcagAATGAACAAAATGCCCTtgcacaaaaggacaaaataatcagctttcaacagtcaaaatagggggtttttggattttggactaaaatggcaataaaagtgaaaccacagggacccagatttaaaaagtttgagatttagactaaaatggcaaaaatgcctaaaccacagggacctaaatggcagtttactctattctTAATCTATTACAACAAAGCATCCATATATCGTATATGCGGGTGTCTAGATGACATATATTTTATATGGATTCAGTTAGTTCTTTTTATTCTTGCTCGAGCCGGATGATGAAAAATTATCATGTCCGGTTCCTCCGGGGGATGGATCTATAAGAATTCACCTATCCCAAGAACAAAAAAACCTGACTTGAATGATCCTGTATTAAGAGCTAAATTGGCTAAAGGTATGGGTCATATTTATTACGGGGAGCCCGCATGGCCCAACGATCTTTTATATATTTTTCCGGTAGTAATTCTAGGCACGATTGCATGTAACGTAGGCTTAGCGGTTCTAGAACCATCAATGATTGGTGAACCGGCAGATCCTTTTGCAACTCCTTTGGAAATATCGAATGGTATTTCTTTCCCGTATTTCAAATACTTCGTACAGTACCCAATAAATTATTGGATGTTCTGTTAATGGTATCAGTACCCGCGGGATTATTAACAGTACCCTTTTTAGAGAATGTTAAtaaattccaaaatccatttcgTCGTCCAGTAGCGACAACCGTATTTTTGATTGGTACCGCAGTGGCCCTTTGGTTGGGTATTGGTGCAACATTACCTATTGATAAATCCCTAACTTTAGGTCTTTTTTAAATTGATtcaattgtgaaataaaatatcaCGACGTATGTATCTAGGGAACAGTCGCTTCAAAGTGAATTCTCCCTAGATACATCTATTCAATTAAATTATGAATCTATGCTGATTCCAAATATATGAATTGTCCTAAAGATTCAAAACCGATTTTCGGCCCTTTtctaaaaaaaaagagaaaaatccattggatttaaaacttatttttcggTAAATCAATTACGAAATTTTTTTCTAGAATCCCTAAAATTTGTTTGACGTCTTCTATGCGAAAATGTTCCATTTTCATAAGATCTTCTTGACTGTTATTCAAAAGGTTCAATAATGTatatatgttggaccttttgaggcAATTATAGATTCTGGGAGGCAATTCTGATTGGTCAATAAAAATCGATTTCAAcgccatttttttttattttttgttagtTTAGCCAATTTATCATAAAAGgtaaaatatgtgttgattgtcCTCTAAACTTAAATTTTCTTCTTTGGTATGTAAAAAGGGAATCAATAAATCAATCAAATTCCGGGAGGCTTCGTGAAGTGCTTCTTTAGGAGTTAAACTTCCATTTGTCTATATTTCGAGAAATAGTATCTCTTTGTTACCATTTTCATAAGAATGAATACTATCATTCGCATTTCGAACAGGCATGAATACAGGATCTATAGGATAACTTCCATCTTGAAAGGTATTTGGCGCTTTTATAAGATATCCACGATTCTTCTCTATTTGTAATCCAATAACCAACTCAATGGGTTCCATCAAGCTAGCTATATGCTGTGTATTATCGACGATTTTTACATAAGGCAGTAAGATGATATCTTGAGCAGTTACATATCCAGGGCCCCTGACACAAATAGACGCCTCACAAGTTCCATAGAGATTACTTCTCAATATGATTTCTTTCAAATTCATTAAAATTTCATGTACTGATTCTTGAATACCCATTATGGTAGCATATTCGTGTGAGATTTTCTCAGATTTTGCGCGTGTGATACATGTTCCTTCGATTTCTCCAAGCAAAGCTCTTCGCATCGCAATTCCTATTGTGTCTGCTTGACCTTTCATAAGCGGCGACAGAATAAAGCGCCCATACAAAAGACGCTTACTGTCTGCTGCTGATTCAACACACTTCCACTGTAGTGTCTGAGTAGATACTGTTATTTTCTCTCGAACCATAATAATATTATTTGATCTGATCATTGAATCATTTATTTCTCTTGTTTCTCTTGCTCTCTTGTTTCTCTTGCTATTGAAATATCTTCAATTTTGATTTCTACACACGTCTTTTTTTCGGGGGTCTACAGCCATTATGTGGCATAGGGGTTACATCCCGTACGAAAGTTAATAGTATACCACTTCTGCGAATAGCTCGTAATGCTGCGTCTCTTCCAAGACCGGGACCTTTAATCATGACTTCTGCTCGTTGC contains the following coding sequences:
- the LOC118483823 gene encoding DNA-directed RNA polymerase subunit alpha-like; this translates as MIRSNNIIMVREKITVSTQTLQWKCVESAADSKRLLYGRFILSPLMKGQADTIGIAMRRALLGEIEGTCITRAKSEKISHEYATIMGIQESVHEILMNLKEIILRSNLYGTCEASICVRGPGYVTAQDIILLPYVKIVDNTQHIASLMEPIELVIGLQIEKNRGYLIKAPNTFQDGSYPIDPVFMPVRNANDSIHSYENGNKEILFLEI